In Spirochaetaceae bacterium, the following are encoded in one genomic region:
- a CDS encoding xanthine dehydrogenase family protein subunit M → MSSAFNYHRAASVDDALAVLGQHDDAALLAGGHSLIPSLKLRLAAPGTLVDIGHLEELNYIRQQGSGVAIGAATTHHDVATSTVVAGQAPLLAQAAAVIGDPQVRNMGTIGGSLAHADPAADYPAAVLASGAHIVVRGPDGERVIEAGSFFVDLFLTSLQPGEIITEVRIPAQPPGAGACYAKFPHPASRFAVVGCAAVVAANAGVCTDVRVAFTGVANAAFRDAGVEGALAGQPLNGASIDAAAAAAAQGAEVLSDAFAGADYRRHLATVFAGRALRSAARL, encoded by the coding sequence ATGAGCAGTGCATTCAATTACCACCGTGCAGCTTCCGTGGACGACGCTTTGGCAGTGCTTGGGCAGCATGACGACGCGGCGCTGTTGGCCGGCGGCCACAGCCTGATACCGTCGCTGAAGCTGCGCCTCGCGGCGCCCGGTACGCTGGTCGATATCGGCCACCTGGAAGAGTTGAACTACATCCGCCAGCAGGGTAGCGGGGTGGCTATCGGCGCCGCGACCACCCATCACGACGTGGCGACTTCTACCGTCGTTGCCGGGCAGGCGCCGCTGCTGGCGCAGGCCGCGGCGGTGATCGGCGACCCGCAGGTGCGCAACATGGGCACCATCGGTGGTTCGCTGGCGCACGCCGATCCGGCCGCGGACTACCCGGCGGCGGTGCTGGCCAGCGGCGCGCACATCGTGGTGCGCGGCCCCGACGGCGAGCGCGTGATCGAGGCCGGCAGCTTCTTCGTCGACCTGTTTCTGACCAGCCTGCAGCCGGGCGAGATCATAACCGAGGTACGTATTCCGGCGCAGCCTCCGGGTGCCGGTGCATGCTACGCCAAGTTTCCGCACCCGGCGTCGCGGTTCGCGGTGGTGGGATGTGCGGCGGTGGTCGCCGCCAACGCCGGCGTGTGCACCGACGTGCGGGTGGCGTTTACCGGCGTCGCCAATGCGGCGTTTCGCGATGCGGGAGTCGAGGGCGCGCTCGCCGGTCAGCCGCTGAACGGCGCCAGCATAGACGCGGCGGCGGCCGCGGCGGCGCAGGGAGCGGAGGTGCTCAGCGACGCGTTCGCCGGCGCCGACTATCGCCGTCACCTGGCTACGGTGTTCGCCGGCCGGGCGCTGCGCTCCGCGGCACGGTTGTAG